From Hoeflea sp. 108:
CGTCGCCGAGATCAGTCGGATGTCTATCTTGACCGTCGAACGGCCGCCCACCGGATCGACCTCGCCTTCCTGCACGGCCCGGAGCAGCTTGACCTGCACGTCGAGAGGCAGGTCGCCGATCTCGTCGAGAAACAGCGTGCCATTGTTGGCCTCGACGAACTTGCCGGTGTGTTTTTCGGTCGCGCCGGTGAACGAGCCCTTTTCATGGCCGAACAAGATGCTTTCGACCAGATTGTCGGGAATGGCCCCGCAATTGACAGTGACGAACGGCTTCGAACGGCGCTCGCCGGACCCCTGGATGGCGCGCGCCACCAGTTCCTTGCCGACGCCTGACTCCCCCTCGATCAGGATCGGGATGTTCGAGGCCGCCGCTTTCTGACCGAGCCGGATCACGCGATCCATCGCTGGACTGCGCGTAACGAGATCCCGGAAGGTCAAGAGTCCGCTGCCACGGCGCACCGTGCGCCGCACGGTGTCCTCGACCGCTTCGACTTTCAGCGCATTGGTGATGGCTGCCTGCAACTTGTCCGGCGATGCCGGCTTGACCACGAAGTCGAAGGCGCCGTTGCGCATCGCCGACACCACCGTGTCGATGCCGCCCTGCGCAGTCTGGACGATAACAGGAACGTCGATGCCGCGCTCGCGCATTGCCTTGAGAACGCCGATGCCGTCGAGGCCGGGCATGGACAGGTCGAGGATGATGACGCCGATGTCGCCGCCACGCGGACCGTCGAGCACCTGCAGCGCCGCCTCCCCGCCATCGGCGGCGATTGCGGAATGACCGAACTTGGTCACCGCTGCGTCGACGAGGCGTCGCTGTACGGGATCGTCATCGACTATGAGAATCGAACCTGCCATGAATGTCCGGAATACGCCCGTTGATACCGTTTGGATGTGGATCATCCTGGCACAGGGTCCTAAATAAGGTTTCAAAAAAGCCGGTGAACGAATC
This genomic window contains:
- a CDS encoding sigma-54 dependent transcriptional regulator, whose amino-acid sequence is MAGSILIVDDDPVQRRLVDAAVTKFGHSAIAADGGEAALQVLDGPRGGDIGVIILDLSMPGLDGIGVLKAMRERGIDVPVIVQTAQGGIDTVVSAMRNGAFDFVVKPASPDKLQAAITNALKVEAVEDTVRRTVRRGSGLLTFRDLVTRSPAMDRVIRLGQKAAASNIPILIEGESGVGKELVARAIQGSGERRSKPFVTVNCGAIPDNLVESILFGHEKGSFTGATEKHTGKFVEANNGTLFLDEIGDLPLDVQVKLLRAVQEGEVDPVGGRSTVKIDIRLISATHRNLLQQVKDGKFREDLFYRLNVYPIFVPPLRERRDDIPLLVGHFISRVAPASPRGRVPAISENALALLQSYDWPGNIRQLENAVFRACVLSEGDVLTEDEFPQIRAQVEGVVDLGGTDRVLPAAPAKADGAATQVAPSAVEKARPGTLRALDERGNVRTLADVEFEMIRLAIEHYNGQMSEVARRLGIGRSTLYRKLKEYGIDPDTGRAERLAS